Proteins encoded together in one Anopheles darlingi chromosome 3, idAnoDarlMG_H_01, whole genome shotgun sequence window:
- the LOC125953527 gene encoding LYR motif-containing protein 2: protein MSKIPAALNLKQFMLRQEVLKLYRTIFRTIRQVPDAGTRQELREWARSDFRLNRGQTDELAIKMLMQHANRTLKELQTSLELSGTGSPKSSNRTT, encoded by the exons ATGTCGAAAATTCCGGCGGCTCTGAATTTGAAACAA TTTATGCTAAGACAGGAAGTTCTTAAACTGTATCGCACCATATTCCGGACGATCCGCCAAGTACCGGATGCCGGCACACGGCAGGAACTGCGTGAGTGGGCACGATCGGACTTTCGCCTAAACCGCGGGCAAACGGACGAACTGGCCATCAAGATGCTGATGCAACACGCCAACCGTACACTCAAGGAACTGCAAACCAGCCTCGAGCTCAGTGGAACGGGGTCGCCAAAGTCCAGCAATCGGACCACCTGa
- the LOC125953450 gene encoding transmembrane protein 39A-B: MTVTNRRFHRAQLPTPSHFHHNTVGPAGVSSVAGSSFGAHHHHHQQDGGSASNSNGREGSTAEQDGSYLYTPFPKHVPFPNIEQQSEFVNELIVFCFTIVASVTQFLHLYRSVWWLPNSYNRQAVNFYLIDWDLAIFIDIMASRRLIYCGITKFVDANCPEVYLEPCRKGTKYAFLVSMFALLLACGAQIYQKAGYVHLFVLCYPLVLYPMFFGFNVEHFLRTIVDTQPNCINGMPLHSCSSKAVSIRAEIDTLKADFFNRCRQVFFTSLLNAYYAGFVPCMLASKHLYYNNFWTIQHMAGIFIGGFTMSVTYCFPVRYFDVFYRASLHLGVWNRVNARGNNLPAHHWSAEHFYPYGTYVRHNDELYRSTSSCTAAIPKNNSHLRFYGFFSNPRAIFVSLIALQLCMVLFQLLLLSLTREWQNALSLGFMLLANYFTLFRLVRDYLILRRIYANESLSHPKYKTN, from the exons ATGACGGTGACCAACAGAAGATTCCATCGAGCGCAACTTCCAACACCCAGTCACTTCCATCACAACACGGTTGGACCGGCAGGCGTGTCCTCGGTGGCCGGTTCTTCGTTTGgagctcaccatcatcatcaccagcaggatGGCGGTTCGGCATCGAATAGTAATGGAAGGGAAGGATCTACGGCGGAACAGGACGGTAGCTACCTGTACACACCGTTCCCCAAGCACGTCCCATTTCCCAACATTGAACAGCAGTCGGAGTTCGTGAACGAGCTGATCGTGTTCTGCTTCACGATCGTGGCCAGTGTGACTCAGTTTTTGCATCTTTATCGGTCCGTTTGGTGGCTTCCAAACTCGTACAACCGGCAGGCTGTG AACTTTTATCTTATCGACTGGGATTTGGCTATCTTCATCGACATCATGGCCAGTCGGAGGTTGATTTACTGTGGCATAACGAAGTTCGTTGATGCCAACTGCCCGGAAGTATACCTGGAACCGTGCCGGAAGGGGACAAAGTATGCGTTTCTGGTGAGCATGTTCGCCTTGCTCTTGGCATGCGGCGCCCAGATCTACCAGAAGGCAGGCTACGTGCATCTGTTCGTGCTCTGCTATCCGCTCGTGCTGTATCCgatgtttttcggtttcaatGTGGAACACTTTCTGCGGACGATTGTCGACACGCAACCGAACTGTATCAACGGTATGCCGCTTCATAGCTGCTCCTCGAAAGCGGTCTCGATACGTGCCGAGATCGATACGTTGAAGGCGGATTTTTTCAACCGATGCCGGCAGGTGTTTTTCACCTCACTTCTAAACGCGTACTATGCGGGTTTTGTACCGTGTATGTTGGCGTCGAAGCATTTGTACTATAACAACTTCTGGACGATACAGCACATGGCCGGTATCTTCATCGGCGGGTTCACTATGAGCGTCACGTACTGCTTCCCTGTGCGCTACTTTGATGTATTTTATCGTGCTTCCCTGCATCTTGGCGTGTGGAATCGAGTGAACGCTCGGGGAAACAATCTGCCCGCACATCACTGGTCGGCGGAACACTTCTATCCGTACGGAACGTACGTCCGGCATAACGATGAGCTGTATCGTTCGACCAGCAGCTGTACTGCGGCCATACCGAAGAACAACAGCCATCTTAGGTTTTAT GGGTTCTTCAGCAATCCGAGAGCTATCTTTGTGAGTTTGATAGCGCTGCAGCTGTGCATGGTGttgttccagctgctgctgctatcgctgACGAGAGAATGGCAGAACGCCCTCTCGCTGGGTTTCATGCTACTGGCCAACTACTTTACGCTGTTCCGACTCGTACGAGATTATCTCATCTTACGGAGGATATATGCCAACGAAAGTCTGTCACACCCGAAGTATAAAACCAACTAG